The proteins below come from a single Aegilops tauschii subsp. strangulata cultivar AL8/78 chromosome 6, Aet v6.0, whole genome shotgun sequence genomic window:
- the LOC109731601 gene encoding transcription factor bHLH95-like has product MAKDNDNNAPPATSSDSMSSGKGSKGSKASSRLLLGGAIDKGKGVPKVEEEEEGCRSKGKIMTAPVVAARRDGRSGGRRGDRELHIITERERRRRMSEMFTKLHGLLPTLPDKVDKSSIVMEAIHYIKSLEGTVSELEKQKLERDFARGKPAAAANGGVSSSVAAAMPMAMATPVTGLSAGGIWQTGAAPAPSMALGAVTAAPEPVPLQTWSGPNVVLSLSGIYAYIHMSVGRRPGVLTMVTAVLEKHGIDVVTTGISSDRSQCMYTIQARINGMSNQFGDNVACDDIYKLAVSEIMVWLSD; this is encoded by the exons ATGGCGAAAGACAACGACAACAACGCTCCACCGGCGACCAGCTCCGACTCCATGAGCTCCGGCAAGGGCAGCAAGGGATCCaaggccagcagccggctgctcctCGGCGGCGCTATTGACAAGGGGAAGGGCGTCCCCAAGgttgaagaagaagaggagggttGTAGATCTAAGGGTAAGATCATGACAGCGCCGGTCGTAGCTGCTCGCAGGGATGGCAGATCAGGCGGCCGCCGAGGCGACAGAGAACTGCACATCATCACGGAGCGCGAGAGGCGGAGGCGGATGAGCGAGATGTTCACCAAGCTGCACGGCCTCCTCCCCACCCTCCCCGACAAG GTTGACAAGTCGAGCATAGTGATGGAAGCCATACACTACATCAAGAGCCTGGAGGGGACGGTGAGCGAGCTGGAGAAGCAAAAGCTGGAGAGGGATTTCGCACGAGGCAAGCCCGCCGCCGCAGCCAATGGCGGGGtctcctcttcagtggcagcggCCATGCCTATGGCCATGGCGACGCCGGTGACCGGGCTGTCGGCTGGCGGGATCTGGCAGACTGGGGCGGCGCCAGCGCCATCCATGGCTCTGGGCGCGGTGACCGCGGCGCCGGAACCGGTGCCGCTCCAGACGTGGTCAGGGCCGAACGTCGTCCTGAGCCTGTCCGGCATCTACGCGTACATCCACATGTCCGTGGGGCGGCGTCCAGGCGTTCTCACCATGGTGACGGCCGTGCTGGAGAAGCACGGCATCGACGTGGTCACGACGGGGATCTCGTCTGACCGCTCCCAGTGCATGTACACCATCCAAGCTCGT ATAAATGGAATGAGCAACCAGTTCGGAGATAATGTGGCGTGTGACGACATATACAAGCTGGCGGTGTCGGAGATAATGGTTTGGCTCTCTGACTAA
- the LOC109731611 gene encoding cysteine-rich receptor-like protein kinase 15, whose amino-acid sequence MVRNHIMLFLLLLVTLLTSGRDQSAVSASPVGSVEPFRKCTVCTGALYEPNSTYRSNLEVLGAALVAGAGANGGFAKASIGVAPDAVYGLALCRGDCAGPNCTGGLAAAFRGAAELYCPSRRDATVYYDNYTLRFSGEDFLSALTEQPRCSGWSDSGESGWDAAQLLAERVEELMKETIKHAAATAKRYGTGRVWVRGRAEAADMEYVLAQCTPDLTEAECWSCLNDTRGKLQTSSMHDKVPTSQYGGRLVGVRCSLRYERVLFFEETSSTLQLHKPKVWGMSTVNKITIIGVVPFLVLLILCLLLVLKRIRESRLLKELALWEKEIMNESNSGFSLYKFAEVNDATENFSKRVGEGGFGPVFQGKLPNGEQIAVKRLKLNSLQGLVEFKNEIRLIAKLQHINLVRLLGCCIEGNERMLVYEYMPERSLDSFIIGIDIRFTSWHVRARIIEGIAQGLLYIHEQSHLCVVHRDLKPSNILLDSEMNPKISDFGIARICPSNIVESNTTTVVGTIGYMAPEYFSQKIYSTKSDIFSFGILLLEIISGKVAFGSYKINGRSYDLRRYAWLLWRDEKCKELIDPSLREEYQKVEMIRCTQIALLCVQESADDRPTMREINMMLHNGNIILPMPTQPGYFDISPSIMDSSSPTDMVSSN is encoded by the exons ATGGTGCGCAACCACATCatgctcttcctcctcctcctcgttacGCTACTAACTTCCGGCAGAGACCAGTCGGCCGTGTCCGCGTCACCGGTGGGATCAGTGGAACCGTTCCGCAAGTGCACGGTCTGCACCGGCGCCCTGTACGAGCCCAACAGCACGTACAGGTCCAACCTGGAGGTCCTCGGTGCGGCGCTCGTCGCCGGGGCCGGCGCGAACGGCGGGTTCGCCAAGGCGAGCATCGGCGTGGCACCCGACGCCGTCTACGGCCTGGCGCTGTGCCGAGGCGACTGCGCCGGGCCCAACTGCACGGGCGGCCTCGCCGCCGCCTTCCGCGGCGCCGCCGAGCTGTACTGCCCGTCCAGAAGAGACGCGACCGTTTACTACGACAACTACACGCTCCGCTTCTCCGGCGAGGATTTCCTCTCCGCCCTCACGGAGCAGCCGAGGTGCTCCGGGTGGAGCGACTCCGGCGAGTCTGGCTGGGACGCCGCCCAGCTGCTCGCGGAGAGGGTGGAGGAGCTGATGAAGGAGACCATCAAGCACGCGGCGGCGACGGCTAAGCGGTACGGGACCGGCAGGGTGTGGGTGAGAGGCAGAGCAGAGGCCGCGGACATGGAGTACGTGCTGGCGCAGTGCACGCCTGACCTCACGGAGGCCGAGTGCTGGAGCTGCCTCAACGACACCCGCGGCAAGCTGCAGACGTCGTCCATGCACGACAAGGTCCCAACAAGCCAGTATGGCGGGAGGCTCGTTGGAGTGCGGTGTAGCTTGCGGTACGAGAGGGTGCTCTTCTTCGAGGAAACGAGCAGCACGCTCCAGCTCCACAAGCCTAAAGTAT GGGGGATGAGCACGGTGAACAAGATCACCATAATTGGAGTAGTGCCCTTCCTTGTACTGCTCATCTTGTGTCTTCTTTTAGTTCTCAAACGAATTAGAG AATCACGGTTGCTGAAGGAACTCGCATTATGGGAGAAAGAGATCATGAACGAAAGTAACTCAGGATTTTCATTATATAAATTTGCTGAGGTAAATGATGCTACGGAGAACTTCTCGAAAAGAGTAGGAGAAGGTGGATTTGGTCCAGTCTTTCAG GGAAAGTTACCTAATGGAGAACAGATAGCTGTCAAAAGACTTAAGCTAAATTCTCTCCAAGGTCTAGTCGAGTTCAAGAATGAAATTAGGCTGATAGCTAAGCTTCAGCATATAAATCTAGTGAGGCTTCTTGGGTGTTGTATTGAAGGCAATGAAAGGATGCTCGTATATGAGTACATGCCCGAGAGAAGCTTGGACTCATTCATTATTGGTATAGATATTCGCTTCACTAG TTGGCATGTTCGTGCCCGCATAATAGAAGGGATAGCTCAAGGACTTCTCTATATTCATGAACAATCACATTTATGTGTTGTCCACAGAGACTTGAAACCCAGTAACATTCTTTTGGACAGTGAAATGAACCCAAAGATATCTGATTTTGGGATTGCAAGAATATGTCCTTCCAACATAGTAGAATCCAATACCACGACTGTGGTTGGCACAAT TGGTTACATGGCACCAGAATATTTCTCCCAGAAAATTTATTCCACGAAATCAGACATTTTTAGCTTTGGAATATTGCTGCTGGAGATCATAAGCGGAAAGGTAGCTTTTGGGTCCTACAAAATCAATGGAAGATCATATGATCTCAGGAGATAT GCTTGGCTACTATGGAGAGATGAAAAATGCAAAGAGCTCATCGATCCATCATTGCGTGAGGAGtaccaaaaggtggagatgattAGGTGCACACAAATTGcacttttgtgtgttcaagaaAGTGCAGACGACCGACCAACAATGCGTGAAATTAACATGATGTTACACAATGGTAACATAATATTACCTATGCCTACGCAACCAGGATATTTCGACATAAGTCCGAGTATCATGGATTCATCATCACCAACAGACATGGTGAGTAGTAATTAA